One part of the Magallana gigas chromosome 5, xbMagGiga1.1, whole genome shotgun sequence genome encodes these proteins:
- the LOC105338349 gene encoding uncharacterized protein isoform X2, which produces MPSKHKKRKDVSKIHSKLSEGPVQGSPFITHLGDGDPNLHPHPQYLYRSSTPEEEQTLQLVIPGLDQSGSGENSLNNSGGNKEENTSETKEVDTKEGPAETSPPPTREEPPRPQSRNSFVTSRSYLNTDKVAQPSKAFNKQVYFVSSSPEPHLRPGSRCTNVTDSVNRTQVTPVVENPYARVDSGYSSRYSNRSYSAGSIRKLSHSPSRMSYGMTEHYNNPNTHFQHACNRTQEREELQKINDRFTSYIQKVRHLREQSGQQADTTSFIKSTKILEDEVATLKSLYEKELDNVRKQLEEVTRERNSYQMQCSKNKQFALDLENSCNPDGPHNERLMVESEKNRRLMEEMNNSHKRIQSLESELSESKVNSGRPYDDINNLTRDSEKLIREIETLKRRYEKEQLMRQEAEEKAHQTSQKMDFENQVYNQQIKELRERLETASATILSLETRIRQYSKSDTSVSGLLQQVRESAEEEMMRFKIESEENYARNITALKTQMENDAKTIDRLNTEKSQILGQIVELRAKITSLEGQIQNLNHQKVSLEEMVAQERAQATEQVAAMSQKLKDVQEMLFVKMREASSSHDCHMPLKAEISAMKALLEEEEKRLQVPSEDVNYTTNYTLTTQADQPPISTAELVTTNVPPQSFQPMSYAQPSAPPMSPSYAPMTAPNMTNEYVPQYEPFLTEDLDPAGVGLEYFGGGTRYTYQTTPSVNKLQIEPSPPTTPRPVGPVMRAKSAPGEPIKIQRRRPQSAKCQSPSNDCVSKDSPRNVYRTPERPKSDKYYSSPICRRISDVTVSDSTDSPCPSPPQYKVGSKVRGQNVPLIPTSMGQGQDYFDEMFRDLTRETLYTAPPSPPPQKQQRSKSSMDKYQSSVYHDYNTATSSRSESPEYPRHLLPRDALVFRRPMVKRTRASSAYIHSAVGDIKILEVNQEGKYVRLVNDGKQEAEFGGHMIQQNVGGHPVAVYRFPPRTKFPANSTLTVWAGSNDPILHQPPSDYVWKEQQKWGTGPECTTILCKPNGQAIAWTTAAHRFTKNAFEEPSPASQQVVADDPLQDDPNIETDSLTEMTVNINEPKPDSVYLKREKQQPNVLTPQKHPHGTSPGKEIHPATSQPRPYTYGNDNSSVNRQSRSQTTRPDPVNGQPYAGSAQKMGSAPLKRYTPTNIRGNGCIVNKADVGKTSCPPNHFMSPHVKFQTGLDQIRSQHNEDFMPPMPRPPLFSTW; this is translated from the exons ATGCCCTCTAAGCACAAGAAGAGAAAAGATGTTTCTAAAATTCATTCAAA ACTCAGTGAGGGCCCTGTACAAGGCAGTCCCTTCATAACACACCTTGGGGACGGTGACCCAAATCTACATCCACACCCCCAGTACCTGTACCGATCCTCCACCCCAGAGGAGGAACAGACCCTGCAGCTGGTGATTCCAGGACTTGACCAGTCAGGGTCAGGTGAAAACTCGCTGAACAACTCAGGAGGCAACAAGGAAGAGAACACTTCAG AAACTAAAGAAGTAGATACCAAGGAAGGACCTGCAGAGACAAGTCCCCCTCCTACGAGAGAAGAACCGCCGAGACCTCAGTCCAGGAACTCTTTTGTGACCTCAAGGAGTTACCTCAATACAGACAAAGTTGCCCAGCCATCAAAGGCATTCAATAAACAGGTGTATTTTGTGTCGTCTAGCCCAGAACCTCATTTACGGCCGGGAAGTCGGTGTACAAACGTTACAGACTCGGTCAACAGAACTCAAGTGACTCCAGTCGTGGAGAATCCGTATGCTCGAGTGGACTCAGGGTACTCGAGTCGATATAGCAACAGGAGTTACAGTGCAGGATCGATACGCAAGCTCAGTCACAGCCCCAGCAGGATGAGTTACGGAATGACGGAACATTACAACAACCCTAATACTCACTTTCAACATGCATGTAATCGCACTCAGGAAAGGGAGGAACTTCAGAAAATCAATGACCGTTTTACGTCGTACATCCAAAAGGTCCGCCACCTGCGCGAGCAGAGTGGACAGCAGGCGGACACCACATCTTTCATCAAATCGACCAAAATTCTGGAGGATGAGGTTGCCACATTGAAGAGCTTGTATGAAAAAGAACTTGACAATGTTAG AAAACAATTAGAAGAAGTGACACGAGAAAGAAACTCTTATCAGATGCAATGTAGCAAAAACAAACAGTTTGCCCTAGATTTAGAAAACAg TTGCAACCCAGATGGCCCCCATAATGAAAG ATTAATGGTAGAATCGGAGAAGAACCGGAGGCTGATGGAGGAGATGAACAACAGCCATAAGAGGATCCAGTCTCTGGAGAGCGAGCTATCCGAGTCCAAAGTCAACTCGGGGCGGCCTTACGACGACATCAACAACTTAACAAGAGATTCTGAAAAGCTGATAAGGGAAATCGAAACTCTGAAACGCAG ATATGAAAAGGAACAGTTGATGCGACAAGAAGCAGAGGAAAAAGCTCACCAAACATCTCAGAAGATGGACTTTGAGAACCAGGTGTACAATCAGCAGATTAAAGAGCTGAGAGAGCGTCTCGAGACAGCGAGCGCCACCATACTGAGTCTGGAGACTCGAATACGCCAGTACAGCAAGTCGGATACATCCGTATCCGGACTCCTACAGCAGGTCAGGGAATCCGCGGAGGAGGAAATGATGCGATTCAAGATCGAGTCAGAGGAAAACTATGCAAGAAAT ATAACTGCCTTAAAAACACAGATGGAAAATGATGCCAAGACAATTGACAGACTGAACACTGAGAAATCTCAGATCCTGGGACAGATTGTGGAGCTGAGGGCCAAGATAACCTCCCTGGAGGGACAG ATCCAGAATTTGAACCACCAGAAGGTCTCCCTAGAGGAAATGGTGGCCCAGGAGAGAGCGCAGGCCACCGAACAGGTGGCTGCCATGTCTCAAAAGCTAAAGGACGTCCAGGAAATGTTGTTTGTGAAGATGAGGGAGGCTAGCTCGTCACATGACTGTCACATGCCACTGAAGGCGGAGATCAGCGCCATGAAGGCCCTGCTGGAAGAGGAGGAGAAAAG attaCAAGTTCCATCAGAGGATGTGAATTACACAACGAACTATACCCTAACCACTCAAGCAGATCAACCACCCATCTCTACCGCTGAACTGGTAACCACCAATGTACCACCTCAAAGTTTCCAGCCAATGTCCTATGCTCAGCCCTCAGCCCCACCAATGTCGCCTTCCTACGCCCCGATGACTGCTCCGAACATGACCAATGAGTACGTCCCTCAGTACGAGCCCTTCCTGACAGAGGACTTGGATCCTGCGGGTGTTGGATTGGAATACTTCGGAGGGGGCACCAGATACACGTACCAGACCACTCCCAGTGTCAACAAACTCCAGATTGAGCCCTCCCCACCCACCACACCTCGCCCTGTGGGGCCAGTGATGAGGGCCAAGTCTGCCCCAG GGGAACCAATCAAAATTCAGCGTAGGAGGCCTCAAAGTGCTAAATGTCAGTCCCCTTCCAATGATTGCGTATCAAAGGATTCCCCTAGGAATGTATATAGAACCCCAGAGAGGCCGAAAAGTGATAAATATTACTCGTCGCCTATATGTAGGCGTATCTCTGATGTCACTGTGAGTGACAGTACTGACAGCCCTTGCCCCTCCCCTCCGCAGTATAAAG TTGGATCCAAGGTCAGAGGTCAGAACGTCCCCCTGATCCCGACCAGCATGGGTCAAGGTCAGGACTACTTTGACGAGATGTTCCGTGACCTGACCCGGGAGACCCTGTACACGGCCCCGCCCAGCCCTCCCCCGCAGAAACAGCAGAGGAGCAAGTCCAGCATGGACAAGTACCAGAGCTCAGTGTACCATGACTACAACACCGCCACCTCCAG TCGCTCAGAGAGCCCTGAGTACCCGCGACACTTACTGCCCAGGGATGCCCTGGTGTTTAG GCGGCCGATGGTGAAGCGCACCAGAGCAAGTAGCGCCTACATCCACAG TGCTGTGGGAGATATTAAAATTCTAGAAGTCAATCAAGAAGGGAAATATGTGAGATTAGTGAACGACGGAAAGCAG GAGGCAGAGTTCGGAGGTCACATGATTCAACAGAATGTCGGTGGACACCCTGTGGCAGTGTATAGATTCCCACCCAGGACGAAATTCCCAGCAAACAGCACCCTCACCGTGTGGGCAGGGTCCAACGACCCCATTTTACACCAACCCCCATCAGACTATGTGTGGAAGGAGCAACAGAAATGGGGGACAGGGCCTGAATGCACTACTATTCTGTGTAAACCTAATGGACAG GCAATAGCTTGGACCACAGCTGCTCACAGGTTTACAAAGAATGCTTTTGAGGAGCCATCTCCTGCTTCTCAACAGGTGGTCGCAG ATGATCCTCTTCAAGATGATCCAAACATTGAGACAGATAGTTTAACAGAAATGACTGTCAACATCAATGAACCCAAGCCAGACTCTGTGTACCTCAAAAG GGAGAAACAGCAGCCAAATGTGCTGACCCCACAGAAACACCCCCATGGCACCTCCCCAGGGAAAGAGATCCACCCCGCCACCAGCCAGCCCCGCCCCTACACGTACGGGAATGACAACAGCAGTGTCAATAGACAGTCACGGTCACAGACAACCAGACCAGACCCAGTCAATG gtcAGCCTTATGCAGGGTCAGCTCAGAAGATGGGTAGTGCTCCATTAAAACGCTACACCCCCACAAATATACGAGGGAATGGCTGTATCGTTAACAAAGCT gatGTAGGTAAGACTTCCTGTCCCCCGAACCATTTCATGTCACCACATGTCAAGTTTCAGACGGGCCTGGACCAGATCCGTTCCCAACACAACGAGGACTTCATGCCCCCCATGCCCCGCCCACCTCTCTTCTCAACATGGTAG
- the LOC105338349 gene encoding uncharacterized protein isoform X10: protein MPSKHKKRKDVSKIHSKLSEGPVQGSPFITHLGDGDPNLHPHPQYLYRSSTPEEEQTLQLVIPGLDQSGSGENSLNNSGGNKEENTSETKEVDTKEGPAETSPPPTREEPPRPQSRNSFVTSRSYLNTDKVAQPSKAFNKQVYFVSSSPEPHLRPGSRCTNVTDSVNRTQVTPVVENPYARVDSGYSSRYSNRSYSAGSIRKLSHSPSRMSYGMTEHYNNPNTHFQHACNRTQEREELQKINDRFTSYIQKVRHLREQSGQQADTTSFIKSTKILEDEVATLKSLYEKELDNVRKQLEEVTRERNSYQMQCSKNKQFALDLENSCNPDGPHNERLMVESEKNRRLMEEMNNSHKRIQSLESELSESKVNSGRPYDDINNLTRDSEKLIREIETLKRRYEKEQLMRQEAEEKAHQTSQKMDFENQVYNQQIKELRERLETASATILSLETRIRQYSKSDTSVSGLLQQVRESAEEEMMRFKIESEENYARNITALKTQMENDAKTIDRLNTEKSQILGQIVELRAKITSLEGQIQNLNHQKVSLEEMVAQERAQATEQVAAMSQKLKDVQEMLFVKMREASSSHDCHMPLKAEISAMKALLEEEEKRLQVPSEDVNYTTNYTLTTQADQPPISTAELVTTNVPPQSFQPMSYAQPSAPPMSPSYAPMTAPNMTNEYVPQYEPFLTEDLDPAGVGLEYFGGGTRYTYQTTPSVNKLQIEPSPPTTPRPVGPVMRAKSAPVGSKVRGQNVPLIPTSMGQGQDYFDEMFRDLTRETLYTAPPSPPPQKQQRSKSSMDKYQSSVYHDYNTATSSRSESPEYPRHLLPRDALVFRRPMVKRTRASSAYIHSAVGDIKILEVNQEGKYVRLVNDGKQEAEFGGHMIQQNVGGHPVAVYRFPPRTKFPANSTLTVWAGSNDPILHQPPSDYVWKEQQKWGTGPECTTILCKPNGQAIAWTTAAHRFTKNAFEEPSPASQQVVADDPLQDDPNIETDSLTEMTVNINEPKPDSVYLKREKQQPNVLTPQKHPHGTSPGKEIHPATSQPRPYTYGNDNSSVNRQSRSQTTRPDPVNGQPYAGSAQKMGSAPLKRYTPTNIRGNGCIVNKATSGSSNPEKKSLKNKTWPVQYVWAQPPPSPPLCSRSIVTVGLPHSYASLPRGCR, encoded by the exons ATGCCCTCTAAGCACAAGAAGAGAAAAGATGTTTCTAAAATTCATTCAAA ACTCAGTGAGGGCCCTGTACAAGGCAGTCCCTTCATAACACACCTTGGGGACGGTGACCCAAATCTACATCCACACCCCCAGTACCTGTACCGATCCTCCACCCCAGAGGAGGAACAGACCCTGCAGCTGGTGATTCCAGGACTTGACCAGTCAGGGTCAGGTGAAAACTCGCTGAACAACTCAGGAGGCAACAAGGAAGAGAACACTTCAG AAACTAAAGAAGTAGATACCAAGGAAGGACCTGCAGAGACAAGTCCCCCTCCTACGAGAGAAGAACCGCCGAGACCTCAGTCCAGGAACTCTTTTGTGACCTCAAGGAGTTACCTCAATACAGACAAAGTTGCCCAGCCATCAAAGGCATTCAATAAACAGGTGTATTTTGTGTCGTCTAGCCCAGAACCTCATTTACGGCCGGGAAGTCGGTGTACAAACGTTACAGACTCGGTCAACAGAACTCAAGTGACTCCAGTCGTGGAGAATCCGTATGCTCGAGTGGACTCAGGGTACTCGAGTCGATATAGCAACAGGAGTTACAGTGCAGGATCGATACGCAAGCTCAGTCACAGCCCCAGCAGGATGAGTTACGGAATGACGGAACATTACAACAACCCTAATACTCACTTTCAACATGCATGTAATCGCACTCAGGAAAGGGAGGAACTTCAGAAAATCAATGACCGTTTTACGTCGTACATCCAAAAGGTCCGCCACCTGCGCGAGCAGAGTGGACAGCAGGCGGACACCACATCTTTCATCAAATCGACCAAAATTCTGGAGGATGAGGTTGCCACATTGAAGAGCTTGTATGAAAAAGAACTTGACAATGTTAG AAAACAATTAGAAGAAGTGACACGAGAAAGAAACTCTTATCAGATGCAATGTAGCAAAAACAAACAGTTTGCCCTAGATTTAGAAAACAg TTGCAACCCAGATGGCCCCCATAATGAAAG ATTAATGGTAGAATCGGAGAAGAACCGGAGGCTGATGGAGGAGATGAACAACAGCCATAAGAGGATCCAGTCTCTGGAGAGCGAGCTATCCGAGTCCAAAGTCAACTCGGGGCGGCCTTACGACGACATCAACAACTTAACAAGAGATTCTGAAAAGCTGATAAGGGAAATCGAAACTCTGAAACGCAG ATATGAAAAGGAACAGTTGATGCGACAAGAAGCAGAGGAAAAAGCTCACCAAACATCTCAGAAGATGGACTTTGAGAACCAGGTGTACAATCAGCAGATTAAAGAGCTGAGAGAGCGTCTCGAGACAGCGAGCGCCACCATACTGAGTCTGGAGACTCGAATACGCCAGTACAGCAAGTCGGATACATCCGTATCCGGACTCCTACAGCAGGTCAGGGAATCCGCGGAGGAGGAAATGATGCGATTCAAGATCGAGTCAGAGGAAAACTATGCAAGAAAT ATAACTGCCTTAAAAACACAGATGGAAAATGATGCCAAGACAATTGACAGACTGAACACTGAGAAATCTCAGATCCTGGGACAGATTGTGGAGCTGAGGGCCAAGATAACCTCCCTGGAGGGACAG ATCCAGAATTTGAACCACCAGAAGGTCTCCCTAGAGGAAATGGTGGCCCAGGAGAGAGCGCAGGCCACCGAACAGGTGGCTGCCATGTCTCAAAAGCTAAAGGACGTCCAGGAAATGTTGTTTGTGAAGATGAGGGAGGCTAGCTCGTCACATGACTGTCACATGCCACTGAAGGCGGAGATCAGCGCCATGAAGGCCCTGCTGGAAGAGGAGGAGAAAAG attaCAAGTTCCATCAGAGGATGTGAATTACACAACGAACTATACCCTAACCACTCAAGCAGATCAACCACCCATCTCTACCGCTGAACTGGTAACCACCAATGTACCACCTCAAAGTTTCCAGCCAATGTCCTATGCTCAGCCCTCAGCCCCACCAATGTCGCCTTCCTACGCCCCGATGACTGCTCCGAACATGACCAATGAGTACGTCCCTCAGTACGAGCCCTTCCTGACAGAGGACTTGGATCCTGCGGGTGTTGGATTGGAATACTTCGGAGGGGGCACCAGATACACGTACCAGACCACTCCCAGTGTCAACAAACTCCAGATTGAGCCCTCCCCACCCACCACACCTCGCCCTGTGGGGCCAGTGATGAGGGCCAAGTCTGCCCCAG TTGGATCCAAGGTCAGAGGTCAGAACGTCCCCCTGATCCCGACCAGCATGGGTCAAGGTCAGGACTACTTTGACGAGATGTTCCGTGACCTGACCCGGGAGACCCTGTACACGGCCCCGCCCAGCCCTCCCCCGCAGAAACAGCAGAGGAGCAAGTCCAGCATGGACAAGTACCAGAGCTCAGTGTACCATGACTACAACACCGCCACCTCCAG TCGCTCAGAGAGCCCTGAGTACCCGCGACACTTACTGCCCAGGGATGCCCTGGTGTTTAG GCGGCCGATGGTGAAGCGCACCAGAGCAAGTAGCGCCTACATCCACAG TGCTGTGGGAGATATTAAAATTCTAGAAGTCAATCAAGAAGGGAAATATGTGAGATTAGTGAACGACGGAAAGCAG GAGGCAGAGTTCGGAGGTCACATGATTCAACAGAATGTCGGTGGACACCCTGTGGCAGTGTATAGATTCCCACCCAGGACGAAATTCCCAGCAAACAGCACCCTCACCGTGTGGGCAGGGTCCAACGACCCCATTTTACACCAACCCCCATCAGACTATGTGTGGAAGGAGCAACAGAAATGGGGGACAGGGCCTGAATGCACTACTATTCTGTGTAAACCTAATGGACAG GCAATAGCTTGGACCACAGCTGCTCACAGGTTTACAAAGAATGCTTTTGAGGAGCCATCTCCTGCTTCTCAACAGGTGGTCGCAG ATGATCCTCTTCAAGATGATCCAAACATTGAGACAGATAGTTTAACAGAAATGACTGTCAACATCAATGAACCCAAGCCAGACTCTGTGTACCTCAAAAG GGAGAAACAGCAGCCAAATGTGCTGACCCCACAGAAACACCCCCATGGCACCTCCCCAGGGAAAGAGATCCACCCCGCCACCAGCCAGCCCCGCCCCTACACGTACGGGAATGACAACAGCAGTGTCAATAGACAGTCACGGTCACAGACAACCAGACCAGACCCAGTCAATG gtcAGCCTTATGCAGGGTCAGCTCAGAAGATGGGTAGTGCTCCATTAAAACGCTACACCCCCACAAATATACGAGGGAATGGCTGTATCGTTAACAAAGCT ACATCGGGGTCAAGCAATCCtgagaaaaaaagtttgaagAATAAAACTTG GCCGGTACAATACGTGTGGGCCCAGCCTCCCCCTTCTCCTCCCCTCTGCAGCAGGAGTATAGTAACAGTCGGCCTGCCTCACTCGTACGCTTCTCTACCTAGAG gatGTAGGTAA
- the LOC105338349 gene encoding uncharacterized protein isoform X1, whose amino-acid sequence MPSKHKKRKDVSKIHSKLSEGPVQGSPFITHLGDGDPNLHPHPQYLYRSSTPEEEQTLQLVIPGLDQSGSGENSLNNSGGNKEENTSETKEVDTKEGPAETSPPPTREEPPRPQSRNSFVTSRSYLNTDKVAQPSKAFNKQVYFVSSSPEPHLRPGSRCTNVTDSVNRTQVTPVVENPYARVDSGYSSRYSNRSYSAGSIRKLSHSPSRMSYGMTEHYNNPNTHFQHACNRTQEREELQKINDRFTSYIQKVRHLREQSGQQADTTSFIKSTKILEDEVATLKSLYEKELDNVRKQLEEVTRERNSYQMQCSKNKQFALDLENSCNPDGPHNERLMVESEKNRRLMEEMNNSHKRIQSLESELSESKVNSGRPYDDINNLTRDSEKLIREIETLKRRYEKEQLMRQEAEEKAHQTSQKMDFENQVYNQQIKELRERLETASATILSLETRIRQYSKSDTSVSGLLQQVRESAEEEMMRFKIESEENYARNITALKTQMENDAKTIDRLNTEKSQILGQIVELRAKITSLEGQIQNLNHQKVSLEEMVAQERAQATEQVAAMSQKLKDVQEMLFVKMREASSSHDCHMPLKAEISAMKALLEEEEKRLQVPSEDVNYTTNYTLTTQADQPPISTAELVTTNVPPQSFQPMSYAQPSAPPMSPSYAPMTAPNMTNEYVPQYEPFLTEDLDPAGVGLEYFGGGTRYTYQTTPSVNKLQIEPSPPTTPRPVGPVMRAKSAPGEPIKIQRRRPQSAKCQSPSNDCVSKDSPRNVYRTPERPKSDKYYSSPICRRISDVTVSDSTDSPCPSPPQYKVGSKVRGQNVPLIPTSMGQGQDYFDEMFRDLTRETLYTAPPSPPPQKQQRSKSSMDKYQSSVYHDYNTATSSRSESPEYPRHLLPRDALVFRRPMVKRTRASSAYIHSAVGDIKILEVNQEGKYVRLVNDGKQEAEFGGHMIQQNVGGHPVAVYRFPPRTKFPANSTLTVWAGSNDPILHQPPSDYVWKEQQKWGTGPECTTILCKPNGQAIAWTTAAHRFTKNAFEEPSPASQQVVADDPLQDDPNIETDSLTEMTVNINEPKPDSVYLKREKQQPNVLTPQKHPHGTSPGKEIHPATSQPRPYTYGNDNSSVNRQSRSQTTRPDPVNGQPYAGSAQKMGSAPLKRYTPTNIRGNGCIVNKATSGSSNPEKKSLKNKTWPVQYVWAQPPPSPPLCSRSIVTVGLPHSYASLPRGCR is encoded by the exons ATGCCCTCTAAGCACAAGAAGAGAAAAGATGTTTCTAAAATTCATTCAAA ACTCAGTGAGGGCCCTGTACAAGGCAGTCCCTTCATAACACACCTTGGGGACGGTGACCCAAATCTACATCCACACCCCCAGTACCTGTACCGATCCTCCACCCCAGAGGAGGAACAGACCCTGCAGCTGGTGATTCCAGGACTTGACCAGTCAGGGTCAGGTGAAAACTCGCTGAACAACTCAGGAGGCAACAAGGAAGAGAACACTTCAG AAACTAAAGAAGTAGATACCAAGGAAGGACCTGCAGAGACAAGTCCCCCTCCTACGAGAGAAGAACCGCCGAGACCTCAGTCCAGGAACTCTTTTGTGACCTCAAGGAGTTACCTCAATACAGACAAAGTTGCCCAGCCATCAAAGGCATTCAATAAACAGGTGTATTTTGTGTCGTCTAGCCCAGAACCTCATTTACGGCCGGGAAGTCGGTGTACAAACGTTACAGACTCGGTCAACAGAACTCAAGTGACTCCAGTCGTGGAGAATCCGTATGCTCGAGTGGACTCAGGGTACTCGAGTCGATATAGCAACAGGAGTTACAGTGCAGGATCGATACGCAAGCTCAGTCACAGCCCCAGCAGGATGAGTTACGGAATGACGGAACATTACAACAACCCTAATACTCACTTTCAACATGCATGTAATCGCACTCAGGAAAGGGAGGAACTTCAGAAAATCAATGACCGTTTTACGTCGTACATCCAAAAGGTCCGCCACCTGCGCGAGCAGAGTGGACAGCAGGCGGACACCACATCTTTCATCAAATCGACCAAAATTCTGGAGGATGAGGTTGCCACATTGAAGAGCTTGTATGAAAAAGAACTTGACAATGTTAG AAAACAATTAGAAGAAGTGACACGAGAAAGAAACTCTTATCAGATGCAATGTAGCAAAAACAAACAGTTTGCCCTAGATTTAGAAAACAg TTGCAACCCAGATGGCCCCCATAATGAAAG ATTAATGGTAGAATCGGAGAAGAACCGGAGGCTGATGGAGGAGATGAACAACAGCCATAAGAGGATCCAGTCTCTGGAGAGCGAGCTATCCGAGTCCAAAGTCAACTCGGGGCGGCCTTACGACGACATCAACAACTTAACAAGAGATTCTGAAAAGCTGATAAGGGAAATCGAAACTCTGAAACGCAG ATATGAAAAGGAACAGTTGATGCGACAAGAAGCAGAGGAAAAAGCTCACCAAACATCTCAGAAGATGGACTTTGAGAACCAGGTGTACAATCAGCAGATTAAAGAGCTGAGAGAGCGTCTCGAGACAGCGAGCGCCACCATACTGAGTCTGGAGACTCGAATACGCCAGTACAGCAAGTCGGATACATCCGTATCCGGACTCCTACAGCAGGTCAGGGAATCCGCGGAGGAGGAAATGATGCGATTCAAGATCGAGTCAGAGGAAAACTATGCAAGAAAT ATAACTGCCTTAAAAACACAGATGGAAAATGATGCCAAGACAATTGACAGACTGAACACTGAGAAATCTCAGATCCTGGGACAGATTGTGGAGCTGAGGGCCAAGATAACCTCCCTGGAGGGACAG ATCCAGAATTTGAACCACCAGAAGGTCTCCCTAGAGGAAATGGTGGCCCAGGAGAGAGCGCAGGCCACCGAACAGGTGGCTGCCATGTCTCAAAAGCTAAAGGACGTCCAGGAAATGTTGTTTGTGAAGATGAGGGAGGCTAGCTCGTCACATGACTGTCACATGCCACTGAAGGCGGAGATCAGCGCCATGAAGGCCCTGCTGGAAGAGGAGGAGAAAAG attaCAAGTTCCATCAGAGGATGTGAATTACACAACGAACTATACCCTAACCACTCAAGCAGATCAACCACCCATCTCTACCGCTGAACTGGTAACCACCAATGTACCACCTCAAAGTTTCCAGCCAATGTCCTATGCTCAGCCCTCAGCCCCACCAATGTCGCCTTCCTACGCCCCGATGACTGCTCCGAACATGACCAATGAGTACGTCCCTCAGTACGAGCCCTTCCTGACAGAGGACTTGGATCCTGCGGGTGTTGGATTGGAATACTTCGGAGGGGGCACCAGATACACGTACCAGACCACTCCCAGTGTCAACAAACTCCAGATTGAGCCCTCCCCACCCACCACACCTCGCCCTGTGGGGCCAGTGATGAGGGCCAAGTCTGCCCCAG GGGAACCAATCAAAATTCAGCGTAGGAGGCCTCAAAGTGCTAAATGTCAGTCCCCTTCCAATGATTGCGTATCAAAGGATTCCCCTAGGAATGTATATAGAACCCCAGAGAGGCCGAAAAGTGATAAATATTACTCGTCGCCTATATGTAGGCGTATCTCTGATGTCACTGTGAGTGACAGTACTGACAGCCCTTGCCCCTCCCCTCCGCAGTATAAAG TTGGATCCAAGGTCAGAGGTCAGAACGTCCCCCTGATCCCGACCAGCATGGGTCAAGGTCAGGACTACTTTGACGAGATGTTCCGTGACCTGACCCGGGAGACCCTGTACACGGCCCCGCCCAGCCCTCCCCCGCAGAAACAGCAGAGGAGCAAGTCCAGCATGGACAAGTACCAGAGCTCAGTGTACCATGACTACAACACCGCCACCTCCAG TCGCTCAGAGAGCCCTGAGTACCCGCGACACTTACTGCCCAGGGATGCCCTGGTGTTTAG GCGGCCGATGGTGAAGCGCACCAGAGCAAGTAGCGCCTACATCCACAG TGCTGTGGGAGATATTAAAATTCTAGAAGTCAATCAAGAAGGGAAATATGTGAGATTAGTGAACGACGGAAAGCAG GAGGCAGAGTTCGGAGGTCACATGATTCAACAGAATGTCGGTGGACACCCTGTGGCAGTGTATAGATTCCCACCCAGGACGAAATTCCCAGCAAACAGCACCCTCACCGTGTGGGCAGGGTCCAACGACCCCATTTTACACCAACCCCCATCAGACTATGTGTGGAAGGAGCAACAGAAATGGGGGACAGGGCCTGAATGCACTACTATTCTGTGTAAACCTAATGGACAG GCAATAGCTTGGACCACAGCTGCTCACAGGTTTACAAAGAATGCTTTTGAGGAGCCATCTCCTGCTTCTCAACAGGTGGTCGCAG ATGATCCTCTTCAAGATGATCCAAACATTGAGACAGATAGTTTAACAGAAATGACTGTCAACATCAATGAACCCAAGCCAGACTCTGTGTACCTCAAAAG GGAGAAACAGCAGCCAAATGTGCTGACCCCACAGAAACACCCCCATGGCACCTCCCCAGGGAAAGAGATCCACCCCGCCACCAGCCAGCCCCGCCCCTACACGTACGGGAATGACAACAGCAGTGTCAATAGACAGTCACGGTCACAGACAACCAGACCAGACCCAGTCAATG gtcAGCCTTATGCAGGGTCAGCTCAGAAGATGGGTAGTGCTCCATTAAAACGCTACACCCCCACAAATATACGAGGGAATGGCTGTATCGTTAACAAAGCT ACATCGGGGTCAAGCAATCCtgagaaaaaaagtttgaagAATAAAACTTG GCCGGTACAATACGTGTGGGCCCAGCCTCCCCCTTCTCCTCCCCTCTGCAGCAGGAGTATAGTAACAGTCGGCCTGCCTCACTCGTACGCTTCTCTACCTAGAG gatGTAGGTAA